In Candidatus Methylomirabilota bacterium, a single window of DNA contains:
- the ftsE gene encoding cell division ATP-binding protein FtsE: MIRLQHVSKVFGAGPSRVAALSGISFHIAKGEFVVLTGASGAGKTTLLRMLYRAETPSEGEIEVAGFDVTELRRAEIPRLRRSIGIVFQDSKLLAGRSVFENVAFVLRVLGVPRRDITPRAFAALKAVGLSARAQAFPHQLSQGEAQRASLARAIVKSPGLLLADEPTGNLDERATRGVFQLLREINAGGTVVVMATHDLDLVRQTNYRNIELREGAIAYDSAVDDSRATGTR, from the coding sequence ATGATTCGGCTGCAGCACGTGTCAAAGGTCTTCGGAGCCGGTCCCTCCCGGGTGGCCGCCCTCAGCGGTATCTCGTTCCACATCGCCAAGGGTGAGTTCGTCGTCCTCACCGGCGCCAGCGGTGCCGGCAAGACCACCCTGCTGCGCATGCTCTACCGGGCCGAGACGCCCTCCGAAGGCGAGATCGAGGTCGCCGGCTTCGACGTGACCGAGCTGCGGCGCGCCGAGATCCCGCGGCTGCGGCGCTCGATCGGGATCGTGTTCCAGGACTCCAAGCTGCTCGCCGGACGCAGCGTATTCGAGAACGTGGCCTTCGTCCTGCGCGTCCTCGGCGTCCCACGCCGTGACATCACCCCCCGGGCCTTCGCGGCGCTCAAGGCGGTCGGCCTCTCCGCCCGCGCCCAGGCGTTCCCGCACCAGCTGTCCCAGGGCGAGGCCCAACGGGCATCGCTGGCGCGGGCGATCGTGAAGTCTCCGGGGCTCCTGCTCGCCGACGAGCCCACCGGCAACCTCGACGAGCGGGCCACCCGCGGCGTCTTCCAGCTCCTCCGCGAGATCAACGCCGGCGGCACGGTGGTGGTGATGGCGACCCACGACCTCGACCTGGTGCGGCAGACCAACTACCGCAACATCGAGCTGCGCGAAGGCGCGATCGCGTACGACAGCGCGGTGGACGACTCCCGCGCCACGGGCACCCGATGA
- the gatB gene encoding Asp-tRNA(Asn)/Glu-tRNA(Gln) amidotransferase subunit GatB codes for MSAYQTVIGLEVHAQLATRTKMFCGCRASFGAEPNTQTCPVCQGMPGSLPVINRRAIEYGIMTALAIGCRVNVHNRFARKHYYYPDMPKNYQISQYEEPLAEHGHLLIEARGGARDVGIQRLHLEEDVGKLLHEGALETAPSSEVDFNRAGVPLMEIVSKPDLRSPDEAAAYLKALRAILIYLRVCDGNMEEGSLRCDANISLRPIGQAEYGTKVEIKNMNSFRNVRDALDHEIRRQTRALETGERIVQETRLWDPDRAVTVSMRSKEFAHDYRYFPEPDLPPLDVQPAWIEEMRERLPELPGARRARFQAEYALSAYDADILTQGRGLADYFEEAARGSGKPKAVANWVLNELLREVPADDDRAVAASPIPPAHLVGLLRLMDDGTISGKIAKDVFEKMVRSRDTAEAIVRREGLTQVADEGALGAAVDAVLAAHAKVVEDYKAGKKAALGFLVGQVMKSTQGKANPGVVNRLLMEKLPKV; via the coding sequence ATGAGCGCCTACCAAACCGTCATCGGCCTGGAGGTCCACGCCCAGCTCGCGACGCGCACCAAGATGTTCTGCGGCTGCCGCGCGTCTTTCGGGGCCGAGCCGAACACCCAGACGTGTCCGGTGTGCCAGGGCATGCCCGGCTCGCTGCCGGTGATCAACCGCCGCGCGATCGAGTACGGCATCATGACCGCGCTGGCCATAGGCTGCCGGGTCAACGTGCACAACCGCTTCGCGCGCAAGCACTACTACTACCCGGACATGCCGAAGAACTACCAGATCAGCCAGTACGAGGAGCCGCTGGCCGAGCACGGTCATCTGCTGATCGAGGCCCGGGGCGGCGCGCGCGACGTCGGCATCCAGCGCCTGCACCTGGAGGAGGACGTGGGCAAGCTCCTCCACGAGGGCGCGCTCGAGACCGCGCCGTCGAGCGAGGTCGACTTCAACCGGGCCGGCGTGCCCCTGATGGAGATCGTCTCCAAGCCCGATCTCCGCAGCCCCGACGAGGCGGCCGCCTATCTCAAGGCCCTGCGCGCGATCCTGATCTACCTGCGCGTCTGCGACGGCAACATGGAAGAGGGCTCGCTGCGCTGTGACGCCAACATCTCGCTGCGACCGATCGGGCAGGCCGAGTACGGCACCAAGGTCGAGATCAAGAACATGAACTCGTTCCGCAACGTGCGCGACGCGCTCGACCACGAGATCCGCCGGCAGACGCGCGCGCTCGAGACCGGCGAGCGCATCGTGCAGGAGACGCGGCTGTGGGATCCGGACCGCGCGGTGACGGTCTCGATGCGCTCCAAGGAGTTCGCGCACGACTACCGGTACTTCCCGGAGCCGGACCTGCCGCCGCTCGACGTGCAGCCGGCCTGGATCGAGGAGATGCGGGAGCGGCTGCCCGAGCTTCCGGGCGCGCGGCGCGCGCGCTTCCAGGCCGAGTATGCGCTGTCGGCGTACGACGCCGACATCCTGACCCAGGGCCGCGGCCTCGCCGACTACTTCGAGGAAGCCGCGCGCGGATCCGGCAAGCCGAAAGCGGTCGCCAACTGGGTGCTGAACGAGCTGCTGCGCGAAGTGCCGGCCGACGACGACCGCGCGGTGGCGGCTTCGCCCATTCCGCCCGCCCACCTGGTCGGGCTGCTGCGCCTGATGGACGACGGAACGATCAGCGGCAAGATCGCCAAGGACGTGTTCGAGAAGATGGTCCGCTCGCGCGACACCGCGGAGGCGATCGTGCGCCGCGAGGGACTGACCCAGGTGGCCGACGAGGGCGCCCTCGGGGCGGCGGTGGACGCGGTGCTGGCCGCGCACGCCAAGGTCGTGGAGGACTACAAGGCCGGGAAAAAGGCGGCGCTCGGCTTCCTGGTGGGGCAGGTGATGAAGTCCACGCAGGGCAAGGCGAATCCCGGCGTGGTGAACCGGCTTCTGATGGAGAAACTTCCGAAAGTCTGA